A genomic stretch from Mus pahari chromosome 6, PAHARI_EIJ_v1.1, whole genome shotgun sequence includes:
- the Mycbp gene encoding C-Myc-binding protein — translation MSSEAWSPPARVSGASYAAVAVTMAHYKAADSKREQFRRYLEKSGVLDTLTKVLVALYEEPEKPTSALDFLKHHLGAATPENPEIELLRLELAEMKEKYEATVEENKKLKAKLVQYEPPQEEKRAE, via the exons ATGAGCAGTGAGGCTTGGAGCCCGCCAGCCCGTGTCTCCGGCGCCAGCTACGCCGCTGTGGCTGTCACTATGGCCCATTACAAA GCCGCCGACTCGAAGCGCGAGCAGTTCCGGAGGTACTTGGAGAAGTCGGGGGTGCTGGACACGCTGACGAAAG TGTTGGTAGCCTTATATGAAGAACCAGAGAAGCCCACCAGTGCTCTGGA TTTTTTAAAGCATCACTTAGGAGCTGCTACCCCGGAAAACCCAGAAATAGAGCTGCTTCGCCTAGAATTggcagaaatgaaagagaaatatgaagctactgtagaagaaaataaaaaactgaaagcaaag CTTGTTCAGTATGAACCACCTCAGGAGGAGAAGCGTGCTGAATAG